From Cellulophaga lytica DSM 7489, a single genomic window includes:
- a CDS encoding BlaI/MecI/CopY family transcriptional regulator, which produces MKQLTKAEEEIMQVLWELEKTTVAAVIEKLPTPKPAYNTVSTIVRILENKGFVGHEKLGRGYLYFPLIKKADYSNQSINKLMEGYFQGSFKSMVSFFMKKNDMSLSELESILEDIKEDDKKE; this is translated from the coding sequence ATGAAGCAATTAACAAAGGCAGAGGAAGAAATTATGCAAGTGCTATGGGAGTTAGAAAAAACAACTGTAGCAGCTGTTATAGAAAAATTGCCAACACCAAAACCAGCCTATAATACAGTATCTACTATTGTACGTATTTTAGAAAATAAAGGCTTTGTTGGCCACGAAAAATTAGGAAGAGGATATCTGTATTTTCCGTTGATAAAAAAAGCAGATTATAGCAATCAGTCTATAAATAAATTAATGGAAGGATATTTTCAAGGTTCATTTAAAAGTATGGTTTCTTTTTTTATGAAAAAGAACGATATGAGTTTATCTGAATTGGAATCTATTTTAGAAGATATTAAAGAGGACGATAAAAAAGAATAG
- a CDS encoding DUF456 domain-containing protein, translated as MDIALLIIGFVLILTGIIGSFLPVLPGPPISWLGLLVLYLTKAIPNDWVFLGITLAVALIVFALDYIIPAIGTKKFGGTKAGMIGTTIGLLVAVFFPVLGVFGIVVWPFVGALVGELLNKADQKTALKAAFGSFIGFLTGTFLKFIVAIVYLGLFVSKVWEYSEALFPFFYN; from the coding sequence ATGGATATAGCGCTTTTAATAATTGGTTTTGTTCTAATACTAACTGGTATTATAGGGAGTTTTTTACCAGTATTACCTGGGCCTCCAATTAGTTGGTTGGGTCTATTAGTACTTTATTTAACCAAAGCTATACCTAACGATTGGGTTTTTCTTGGTATAACTTTAGCCGTAGCTCTAATAGTTTTTGCATTAGATTATATTATTCCTGCAATTGGAACTAAAAAATTTGGAGGCACAAAAGCTGGTATGATAGGTACAACTATTGGCCTATTAGTAGCTGTATTTTTTCCTGTTCTTGGAGTATTTGGAATTGTAGTTTGGCCTTTTGTTGGTGCTTTAGTAGGTGAGCTTTTAAATAAAGCCGACCAAAAAACAGCTTTAAAAGCTGCTTTTGGTTCCTTTATTGGTTTTTTAACAGGTACTTTTTTAAAATTTATTGTTGCTATAGTATACCTTGGTTTATTTGTATCTAAAGTATGGGAATATAGTGAAGCGTTGTTTCCGTTTTTTTATAATTAA
- a CDS encoding M28 family peptidase: MKKILSAILLLSFLISCGQKKVSTQTATNIDTVRIKNDLLKITKTQNSRNYKNIETLNSIASYIKVELAKVCDTTTYQEYKVENETYKNVLGSIGTEYKERLIIGAHYDVYGDQEGADDNASGVAGLLELARLLAKEKLDYRIDFVAYTLEEPPFFRTEKMGSYVHANYLKENNITVKGMICLEMIGYYKDEPNTQTYPIKEMSTIYGNRANFITVVQNEKSGNFGAEIENLMKKQKLIPTVSFKGSSLVTGVDFSDHLNYWNLNYPAVMITNTSFYRNKNYHTNKDSLETLNINKMSAVIQQLYFTIKEL; encoded by the coding sequence ATGAAAAAAATACTATCAGCCATTCTACTACTTTCCTTTTTAATTTCTTGTGGACAAAAAAAGGTTAGCACCCAAACTGCAACTAATATAGATACGGTACGTATTAAAAATGACTTGCTAAAAATTACAAAAACACAAAATAGCCGGAATTATAAAAATATAGAAACTCTTAACTCAATTGCTAGCTACATTAAAGTGGAACTTGCTAAGGTGTGCGACACTACTACTTACCAAGAATATAAGGTTGAGAATGAAACTTATAAAAATGTCCTTGGCTCTATTGGCACAGAATATAAAGAACGGTTAATTATTGGTGCCCACTATGATGTATACGGCGATCAAGAAGGTGCAGATGATAATGCAAGTGGCGTTGCAGGATTATTAGAATTAGCACGTTTATTAGCCAAAGAGAAACTTGATTATAGAATAGATTTTGTTGCCTATACTTTAGAAGAACCTCCTTTTTTTAGAACTGAGAAAATGGGAAGTTATGTGCATGCAAATTACTTAAAGGAAAACAACATAACCGTAAAAGGTATGATTTGCTTAGAAATGATTGGTTATTATAAGGACGAACCCAATACACAAACCTACCCAATTAAAGAGATGAGCACCATTTATGGCAATCGTGCTAATTTTATAACTGTTGTTCAAAATGAAAAAAGCGGCAATTTTGGTGCTGAAATTGAAAACTTAATGAAGAAACAGAAACTTATACCTACTGTATCTTTTAAAGGCTCTTCTCTTGTTACTGGCGTGGATTTTTCAGATCATTTAAACTACTGGAATTTAAATTACCCAGCAGTTATGATCACCAATACCTCTTTTTACCGCAACAAGAATTATCACACAAATAAGGACTCTCTTGAAACATTAAACATAAACAAGATGAGTGCGGTTATTCAGCAACTCTACTTTACTATTAAGGAACTCTAA
- a CDS encoding nitroreductase family protein: MIFDIIKKRRSVFPAQYNSKPIAKELIEKVLEAGNWAPSHKKTEPWRFKVIQGETRAKLGMFLSLKYMENDPNPKKFKVEKLINNPQKAGAIIAICMQRDPNESVPEWEEVAATAMAVQNMWLMCTDLGIGSYWSSPGLIKHMGDFFAMEEGEVCLGFFYMGYTDDELPEATRGAVEDKTTWL; the protein is encoded by the coding sequence ATGATTTTTGATATAATAAAGAAGAGGAGATCTGTGTTTCCTGCGCAATACAATAGCAAACCAATAGCTAAAGAATTAATTGAAAAGGTTTTGGAGGCAGGTAATTGGGCACCATCTCACAAAAAAACTGAACCTTGGCGTTTTAAAGTAATACAAGGAGAAACTAGAGCAAAACTAGGAATGTTTTTGTCTTTAAAATATATGGAAAACGACCCAAATCCAAAGAAATTTAAGGTAGAAAAACTAATAAACAATCCGCAAAAGGCAGGAGCAATAATAGCTATTTGTATGCAGAGAGACCCTAATGAGTCTGTGCCAGAATGGGAAGAAGTTGCGGCAACGGCAATGGCAGTACAAAATATGTGGCTTATGTGCACAGATTTAGGTATAGGTAGTTATTGGAGTTCTCCTGGCTTAATAAAACATATGGGCGATTTTTTTGCAATGGAAGAAGGAGAAGTTTGTTTGGGTTTCTTTTATATGGGGTACACAGATGATGAACTTCCGGAAGCAACTAGAGGTGCTGTTGAAGATAAAACAACTTGGCTTTAA
- a CDS encoding LysR family transcriptional regulator, which produces MSYQIELRHFNYFLAVAEELHFRKAAERLFISQPGLSRQIKQMEEILETQLFIRNKKKVSLTAAGVYLKDEIEFILNHLELTKRHIKLVSQGKFGELNIGFLGSAMQTVIPDLLLKLKDAFPEINTSLEELSNNAQLNAVLKDGLDIGFVRMVRVPKGLCIKPVFNDTFSVVVPANHKITETKFNGMEQFKGENFILFSQDYSPLYYDTVMSICEDAGFTPKVSHKSVHAQTIFTLVENNLGVAIVPTSLQQGFNMNVKFIELKKIPQRAVLSVIWKEDNRNPVLKHCMQLLLGDEK; this is translated from the coding sequence ATGAGTTATCAAATAGAGTTACGCCATTTTAATTATTTTTTAGCTGTAGCAGAAGAATTACACTTTAGAAAAGCAGCAGAACGTTTGTTTATATCGCAACCAGGTTTAAGTAGACAAATAAAGCAAATGGAAGAAATTTTAGAGACACAGCTTTTTATTAGAAATAAAAAAAAGGTTTCCTTAACAGCTGCTGGAGTATACTTAAAAGATGAAATAGAGTTTATTTTAAACCATTTAGAGTTAACAAAACGACATATAAAATTGGTAAGTCAGGGTAAGTTTGGTGAGCTTAACATAGGTTTTTTGGGTTCTGCAATGCAAACCGTAATTCCGGATTTGTTATTAAAGCTGAAAGATGCTTTCCCAGAAATTAATACAAGTTTAGAAGAACTCTCTAACAATGCACAGTTAAATGCTGTTTTAAAAGATGGTTTAGATATTGGTTTTGTGCGTATGGTTAGGGTACCAAAGGGTTTGTGTATTAAACCAGTATTTAATGATACATTTTCTGTGGTTGTACCAGCAAACCATAAAATAACAGAAACTAAATTTAATGGAATGGAACAGTTTAAAGGAGAAAATTTTATTCTGTTTTCACAAGATTACAGTCCGCTGTATTATGATACGGTAATGAGTATTTGTGAAGATGCTGGTTTTACACCAAAGGTTTCTCATAAGTCTGTACATGCGCAAACTATTTTTACATTGGTAGAAAACAATTTGGGAGTTGCCATTGTACCTACATCTTTGCAACAAGGTTTTAATATGAATGTAAAATTTATAGAACTAAAAAAAATACCGCAGCGAGCCGTATTGTCTGTTATTTGGAAAGAAGACAATAGAAACCCGGTTTTAAAACATTGTATGCAGTTGTTGTTGGGTGATGAAAAATAG
- the hutH gene encoding histidine ammonia-lyase, whose amino-acid sequence MRNAPKTFNFGEDHLTAGIALSIARGKTKGLISDFSRIKIRNSSKTVANIVEKGDPVYGINTGFGPLCTTKISKEETKILQSNILKSHSVGVGEPIDKEIAKLMLILKMNSLAQGYSGIAEATLDRILWHINTDAIPVVPAQGSVGASGDLAPLSHLFLPLIGLGKVNYMGEIMETSSLFDKTEMQSINLGPKEGLALINGTQFIAAHAVKVVEKLQSCLAQADIIGAMMIEGLQGSIKPFYNELHALRPFKGNMYVAKKVKRLLKGSEIMEDHANCNRVQDPYSLRCIPQVHGASRNAWLHLKELLEIELNSVTDNPIIIDEELTISGGSFHGQPLAMALDYACLAASEVGNISDRRIYLALEGNSPGVPKLLMNETGINSGYMILQYTTAALASENKGLCFPSSADSIPTSLGQEDHVSMGSIGGRKALQVIGNVEKILAIEMLTAAQAFEFRKPLKSGLFLEEVHKKIREKVAFADKDRVFATDIEAGIEMIQNQTILNAIEEVKERENLEMEIPFADEFEIY is encoded by the coding sequence ATGCGTAACGCACCTAAGACCTTTAATTTTGGAGAAGATCATTTAACGGCTGGTATTGCTCTTTCAATTGCAAGAGGCAAAACCAAAGGGTTAATTTCAGATTTTTCTCGTATAAAAATAAGAAACAGCAGTAAAACTGTTGCTAATATTGTAGAAAAGGGAGATCCTGTTTATGGTATAAACACCGGGTTTGGACCTTTATGTACTACTAAAATATCTAAAGAAGAAACAAAAATATTACAAAGTAACATTTTAAAAAGTCATAGTGTTGGTGTTGGCGAACCAATAGATAAAGAGATTGCTAAACTTATGCTTATCTTAAAAATGAATAGTCTTGCACAAGGATATTCTGGTATTGCAGAAGCAACTTTAGACCGTATTTTATGGCATATAAATACTGATGCTATTCCTGTTGTGCCGGCTCAAGGTTCTGTTGGCGCATCTGGTGATTTGGCTCCGCTTTCTCATTTGTTTTTACCATTAATTGGTTTGGGTAAGGTTAATTATATGGGTGAGATTATGGAAACCTCATCTTTGTTTGATAAAACAGAAATGCAAAGCATAAACTTAGGTCCTAAAGAAGGTTTAGCGCTAATTAACGGCACACAGTTTATTGCTGCACACGCTGTAAAAGTGGTAGAAAAATTGCAAAGTTGCCTTGCACAAGCAGATATTATTGGTGCAATGATGATTGAAGGCTTGCAAGGTTCTATTAAACCATTTTATAATGAACTGCACGCATTACGCCCTTTTAAAGGCAATATGTATGTTGCTAAAAAAGTAAAACGCTTGCTTAAAGGATCTGAGATAATGGAAGATCATGCAAATTGCAATAGGGTACAAGATCCTTATTCTTTGCGTTGTATTCCGCAAGTTCACGGTGCATCTAGAAATGCGTGGTTGCATTTAAAAGAATTGTTAGAGATTGAGTTAAATTCGGTTACAGATAATCCTATTATTATAGATGAAGAACTAACAATTAGTGGTGGTAGTTTTCACGGTCAGCCTTTAGCTATGGCATTAGACTATGCTTGTTTAGCTGCGTCTGAGGTTGGTAACATATCTGACCGAAGAATATACTTAGCCTTAGAAGGTAATAGCCCTGGAGTGCCTAAATTATTAATGAATGAAACCGGAATTAACTCTGGTTATATGATATTGCAATACACTACTGCTGCCTTAGCTAGTGAAAATAAAGGTCTTTGTTTTCCTTCTAGTGCAGATAGTATACCAACGTCTTTAGGACAAGAAGACCACGTAAGTATGGGATCTATTGGAGGACGCAAAGCACTACAAGTTATTGGTAATGTAGAAAAAATATTAGCTATAGAAATGCTAACTGCTGCACAAGCTTTTGAATTTAGAAAACCACTTAAATCGGGCTTATTTTTAGAAGAAGTACATAAAAAAATTAGAGAAAAAGTTGCCTTTGCAGATAAAGATCGTGTGTTTGCTACCGATATTGAAGCAGGAATAGAAATGATACAAAACCAAACCATTTTAAATGCTATTGAAGAGGTAAAAGAACGAGAAAATTTAGAAATGGAAATTCCGTTTGCAGATGAATTTGAAATCTACTAA
- the hutI gene encoding imidazolonepropionase yields MKQKLIGPFTQLLPMTGIAVKGAVKDEELVVIENGGIIVENNTIIAVGTYKELLKQIDIKNTLLEEVIGDSVCFPGFIDSHTHICFGGTRANDYAMRNAGKTYLEISKAGGGIWDTVTQTRKASILELEDGITKRANKHLKNGVTTIEVKSGYGLSVYEELKMLRAIKNVDNRIKADLVSTCLAAHMHPKDYPGTASEYLEEISISLFPLLKEERLTTRIDAFIEEGAFTAEVIAPYFKKAKEMGFTITVHADQFSTGGSKVAVDFNAISADHLEASTTEEINILAKSNVIATALPGASIGLGCAFTPARKLLDAGGAVAIASDHNPGSAPMGDLLTQASILGTFQKLSNAEVLSGITFRAAAALGLKDRGVLNSGFMADFIAFPTANYKEILYQQGQLKPNMVWKKGTKIA; encoded by the coding sequence ATGAAACAAAAACTTATAGGTCCGTTTACACAACTATTACCAATGACAGGCATTGCCGTTAAAGGTGCCGTTAAGGATGAAGAACTTGTAGTTATAGAAAATGGCGGTATTATAGTTGAAAATAATACTATAATAGCTGTTGGCACATACAAAGAGTTATTAAAACAAATAGACATTAAAAATACCTTGCTAGAAGAAGTAATAGGTGATAGTGTTTGCTTCCCTGGTTTTATAGATTCTCATACACATATTTGTTTTGGTGGCACCAGAGCTAATGATTATGCTATGCGTAATGCCGGCAAAACTTATTTAGAAATTTCTAAAGCTGGTGGTGGCATTTGGGACACAGTAACACAAACCAGAAAAGCTAGTATTTTAGAATTAGAAGATGGTATTACTAAAAGAGCTAACAAACATTTAAAAAATGGCGTTACTACTATAGAGGTTAAAAGTGGCTACGGTTTATCGGTTTATGAAGAACTTAAAATGCTACGCGCTATAAAAAATGTGGATAACAGAATTAAAGCAGATTTAGTCTCTACTTGCTTGGCTGCACATATGCACCCTAAAGATTACCCTGGTACGGCAAGTGAGTATTTAGAAGAAATAAGCATCTCCCTTTTCCCCCTTTTAAAAGAAGAACGTTTAACAACCAGAATTGATGCTTTTATTGAAGAAGGTGCTTTTACAGCAGAAGTAATTGCACCTTACTTTAAAAAGGCAAAGGAAATGGGCTTTACAATAACGGTACATGCAGATCAGTTTTCTACAGGTGGTAGCAAAGTGGCTGTAGATTTTAACGCTATAAGTGCAGACCATTTAGAAGCAAGTACTACAGAAGAAATAAATATTTTAGCAAAAAGCAATGTTATTGCTACAGCTTTACCTGGCGCTAGTATTGGTTTAGGTTGTGCGTTTACACCTGCTCGTAAGTTATTAGATGCTGGTGGTGCAGTTGCTATTGCTAGTGACCACAATCCGGGTTCTGCTCCTATGGGAGACTTACTTACCCAAGCCTCAATCTTAGGAACTTTTCAAAAACTGAGTAATGCAGAGGTTTTATCTGGTATTACTTTTAGAGCTGCGGCGGCACTAGGCCTTAAAGATAGAGGTGTGTTAAACAGTGGGTTTATGGCAGATTTTATTGCTTTTCCAACAGCAAACTATAAAGAAATTTTATACCAACAAGGACAACTAAAACCAAATATGGTTTGGAAAAAAGGAACTAAAATAGCTTAA